In the genome of Candidatus Ornithobacterium hominis, the window TTACTATTAGTTAAAGAAATTATAACATTATTAAAAGAAGCTTGAACGTGAGCTTGACCATTAGCTTCAACCTTAACATTACGTTTTTTAGCTTTAGCTTTAGAGCCTTTTCCTTTTCCTTGATTTTGTTGTTTTTTAGCCATCTTTCAATATTACTTAGTTGCTTTTTTCTTATTTGCGACAGTTTTTCTCTTACCTTTTCTTGTTCTTGAATTATTTTTGGTACGTTGACCTCTTAAAGGTAATCCAAGCCTATGTCTAATTCCTCTCTGACTTCCAATATCCATCAAACGCTTAATGTTCATTTGGTTTTCAGATCGTAACTCTCCCTCTACTTTATAATTTTCACCTAAAGTCTGACGTATAGAGTTAATTTCATCATCATTCCACTCTGAAACTAATTTATTTTCGTCTACATTTACTTTAGACAAAATTTTCTGTGCAGTACTTTTACCGATACCATAAATATAAGTTAATCCAATAACTCCTCTTTTGTTTTTAGGTAAATCTATTCCAGCAATTCTAGCCATAATTATCCTTGTCTTTGTTTAAATTTT includes:
- the rpsM gene encoding 30S ribosomal protein S13; translated protein: MARIAGIDLPKNKRGVIGLTYIYGIGKSTAQKILSKVNVDENKLVSEWNDDEINSIRQTLGENYKVEGELRSENQMNIKRLMDIGSQRGIRHRLGLPLRGQRTKNNSRTRKGKRKTVANKKKATK